A genomic stretch from Candidatus Latescibacterota bacterium includes:
- a CDS encoding S8 family serine peptidase, translating to MPRRGALPLAALLLLSFATAAWADRVALHAATLRAGEPLPALQGPAATDALRILQFDHAPGRRDRDRIEGVGARILGYLPDDAYLLRAEDAVLARLAALPGVDLLTDYRPSWRVAPRARVAARDAAGPLTLTALLADGAPVRLRADQAAALGARVERTADRERRPRLWLSAPAGALDALSALPDLLWLEPAAELSDRMSRVPWIVQSGIWHSTPVWDHGIHGEGQIVGHIDSQLDDTVCWFADPEGDPIGPDHRKIVYRGPQIAHGQTHGTHTAGILCGDAAPIDETMGTQFRGMAWAARMAHSDYQETGYDLYGDLVTHYEHGARVHSNSWGSSEQAYTALCADIDAFSHDYEESVVLFAVANGAIGAPLGSPENAKDVVGVAAAHIEESVGDFNAHANGGSGPTQDGRRKPEVFTPGAGVWAADSEADCGLRAISGTSMACPSAAGAVALIRQYLTDGFYPSGAATPADSLAPSGALLRALLMNATVPMDSFPPGYPNDVEGWGRVLLDDALFFAGDSRELWLADRRNAEGLDTGDRYIYRIQVETAGEPLAVTLAFTDPPAQPGALTPVVNDLDLEVVGPDGLFLGNVFDVDAGESMPGGDPDALNMVERVLVKAPTPGEWEIRVRGRRVPLGPQGYGLAVNGDLGESVTAYLEDPAFVRLENPFPNPFVAGGGATLSLRAELRADQSVALRIYDVAGRRVARLGGAEQGGEVDLRWDGRDDDGNPAASGIYFARLETAGGGVSQAARILLLR from the coding sequence ATGCCTCGACGCGGCGCCCTACCCCTGGCCGCCCTGCTGCTGCTTTCCTTCGCGACCGCCGCGTGGGCCGATCGCGTGGCGCTCCACGCGGCCACGCTGCGGGCGGGGGAGCCCCTGCCCGCCCTGCAAGGCCCCGCCGCCACGGACGCCCTGCGCATCCTGCAGTTCGACCACGCGCCCGGCCGGCGCGACCGCGATCGGATCGAGGGCGTGGGCGCGCGCATCCTCGGCTACCTGCCCGACGACGCCTATCTGCTGCGCGCGGAAGACGCCGTGCTCGCGCGCCTCGCGGCGCTGCCCGGCGTCGACCTGCTCACCGACTATCGACCGTCCTGGCGCGTCGCGCCGCGCGCGCGGGTCGCCGCGCGTGACGCGGCCGGCCCGCTCACGCTGACGGCGCTGCTCGCCGACGGCGCGCCCGTCCGCCTGCGGGCGGATCAGGCCGCGGCGCTGGGCGCGCGCGTCGAACGCACGGCCGACCGGGAGCGGCGCCCGCGACTGTGGCTCAGCGCGCCCGCCGGCGCGCTCGACGCCCTGTCGGCGCTGCCCGATCTGCTCTGGCTGGAGCCGGCGGCGGAGCTCTCCGACCGCATGAGCCGCGTCCCCTGGATCGTGCAGAGCGGCATCTGGCACAGCACGCCGGTCTGGGACCACGGCATCCACGGCGAGGGGCAGATCGTGGGGCACATCGACTCGCAGCTCGACGACACCGTCTGCTGGTTCGCCGATCCCGAAGGCGATCCCATCGGGCCCGACCATCGGAAGATCGTCTACCGCGGCCCGCAGATCGCGCACGGCCAGACCCACGGCACGCACACGGCCGGCATCCTCTGCGGGGATGCGGCGCCCATCGACGAGACCATGGGCACGCAGTTCAGGGGCATGGCCTGGGCCGCACGCATGGCGCACTCCGACTACCAGGAGACGGGCTACGACCTCTACGGCGACCTCGTCACCCACTACGAGCACGGCGCGCGCGTGCACAGCAACTCCTGGGGCAGTTCCGAGCAGGCCTACACGGCGCTCTGCGCGGACATCGACGCCTTCAGCCACGACTACGAAGAGAGCGTGGTGCTCTTCGCCGTGGCCAACGGGGCCATCGGCGCGCCGCTGGGCTCGCCCGAGAACGCGAAGGACGTGGTGGGCGTGGCCGCCGCCCACATCGAGGAGTCCGTGGGCGACTTCAACGCGCACGCCAACGGGGGCAGCGGCCCCACGCAGGACGGCCGCCGCAAGCCCGAGGTGTTCACGCCGGGGGCCGGCGTCTGGGCCGCCGACTCCGAGGCCGACTGCGGCCTCCGCGCGATCTCGGGGACGTCCATGGCCTGTCCCTCCGCCGCCGGGGCCGTCGCGCTCATCCGCCAGTACCTCACGGACGGCTTCTACCCCAGCGGCGCGGCGACGCCCGCCGACTCGCTGGCGCCCAGCGGCGCGCTGCTGCGCGCGCTGCTGATGAACGCCACCGTCCCCATGGACAGCTTCCCGCCCGGCTATCCCAACGACGTGGAAGGCTGGGGACGCGTGCTGCTCGACGACGCCCTCTTCTTCGCCGGCGACAGCCGCGAGCTCTGGCTCGCCGACCGCCGCAACGCGGAGGGCCTGGACACGGGCGATCGCTACATCTACCGGATCCAGGTCGAAACCGCCGGCGAGCCGCTGGCGGTGACGCTCGCCTTCACGGACCCGCCGGCGCAGCCCGGCGCGCTGACGCCGGTGGTGAACGATCTCGACCTGGAGGTCGTGGGGCCCGATGGCCTGTTCCTCGGCAACGTGTTCGACGTCGACGCGGGCGAGTCCATGCCCGGCGGCGATCCCGACGCGCTGAACATGGTGGAGCGCGTGCTGGTCAAGGCGCCGACGCCGGGCGAGTGGGAGATCCGGGTGCGCGGCCGTCGCGTTCCCCTCGGGCCCCAGGGCTACGGACTCGCCGTCAACGGCGACCTCGGCGAGTCGGTCACCGCCTACCTCGAGGATCCGGCCTTCGTCCGCCTGGAGAACCCCTTCCCCAACCCCTTCGTGGCCGGTGGGGGAGCGACGCTCTCGCTGCGCGCCGAACTGCGGGCGGACCAGAGCGTGGCGCTGCGCATCTACGACGTGGCCGGTCGCCGGGTCGCGCGGCTCGGCGGCGCGGAGCAGGGCGGCGAGGTGGACCTGCGCTGGGACGGCCGCGACGACGATGGCAATCCCGCGGCGAGCGGCATCTACTTTGCTCGGCTGGAGACGGCGGGCGGCGGTGTCTCCCAGGCCGCACGGATCCTGCTCCTGCGCTGA
- a CDS encoding VOC family protein: MRAVSVTYRCKSLKKMKRFYTRVLGWDVSEEGPNFCYLDTGGLTLGLVESEPGAWDAPTGDSTFLDVEIDDPITLRSVLAERGVAIFKEELTDAALFLHVRDPEGNLISFFKATSH; this comes from the coding sequence ATGCGCGCCGTGAGCGTCACCTACCGCTGCAAGAGCCTCAAGAAGATGAAGCGCTTCTACACCCGCGTCCTCGGCTGGGACGTGAGCGAGGAGGGGCCGAACTTCTGCTACCTGGACACCGGCGGCCTCACGCTGGGACTCGTGGAGTCCGAGCCCGGCGCCTGGGACGCGCCCACCGGCGACTCCACGTTCCTCGACGTGGAGATCGACGATCCCATCACCCTGCGCTCCGTGCTCGCGGAGCGGGGCGTCGCCATCTTCAAGGAGGAGCTCACGGACGCCGCGCTCTTCCTGCACGTGCGGGATCCGGAGGGCAACCTGATCAGCTTCTTCAAGGCGACCAGCCACTGA
- a CDS encoding FG-GAP repeat protein, whose protein sequence is MSRHAPWFVALALILPALAHADAGDQIWRFQGIEDINAMATLPDVDGDGSPDIVVETYDAGAAGDHLYLLSGGMGDPPPVIWSARPSSGVSDGGGDGDNCLEVCGDLSGDGFPDVLLGTAWGNRSVHAIDGRTGALLWTFDSYDTPASGWVYDVSAVPDIDGDGLPEVACALGSDSNSGYLLSGADGVPLWRFYHPLDAVYMAVALPDVNGDDAADVLFCAGDNDHSVYCASGVGVNGVGTQLWVRDTGASNYAATLVDDVNGDGVDDVVIGNWGQSAQVRCYSGREGNLLWTFDNGSFQYIMRLVTLDDVNGDGVRDVAIGSWDRAVRVVSGADGALIWQSWAGTLNGGDFWAVDRVDDVTGDGVNEVIGGSFDTKVYLFNGADGDTLWIFAAGARLFSVRGTDDLNGGGPDVLAGTQYLTSGGWAYAIEGGVDLTAVPPAVAVDGRALRSQDGPVRLRWESSEPLPFNVYRLLPAPEAAQGRAALAQRFREGGISQRELVAAVKSEPETSPQPLNPEPLEPSAENGRWRYTFDDAAPAGGARYELYGLTADGAEFLLLTLEPEDLAPALIQSASLAPNPFNPRCTLDFTLGAPASVSLAAYDVHGRRVATLPARDLPAGAQSLRWDAQGDDGRALAAGVYLLRLSAGDEHRTLRAVLLK, encoded by the coding sequence ATGTCACGCCACGCCCCGTGGTTCGTCGCCCTCGCCCTGATCCTTCCCGCCCTCGCCCACGCCGACGCCGGCGACCAGATCTGGCGCTTCCAGGGCATCGAGGACATCAACGCCATGGCCACGCTGCCGGATGTCGACGGCGACGGATCCCCTGACATCGTGGTGGAGACCTACGACGCCGGCGCCGCGGGCGACCATCTCTACCTGCTCTCCGGCGGGATGGGGGACCCGCCGCCGGTGATCTGGTCGGCCCGGCCGAGCAGCGGCGTCAGCGACGGTGGCGGCGACGGCGACAACTGCCTCGAGGTCTGCGGCGACCTCTCCGGCGACGGCTTTCCCGACGTGCTGCTGGGCACGGCCTGGGGCAACCGCAGCGTCCACGCCATCGACGGCCGCACCGGCGCCCTGCTCTGGACCTTCGACTCCTACGACACGCCCGCCTCGGGCTGGGTCTACGACGTGAGCGCCGTCCCCGACATCGACGGCGACGGCCTCCCCGAAGTCGCCTGCGCCCTGGGCAGCGACAGCAACAGCGGCTACCTCTTGAGCGGCGCCGACGGCGTTCCCCTCTGGCGCTTCTACCATCCCCTGGACGCGGTCTACATGGCCGTGGCCCTGCCGGACGTGAACGGCGACGACGCGGCCGACGTGCTGTTCTGTGCCGGCGACAACGACCACAGCGTCTACTGCGCCAGCGGCGTCGGTGTGAACGGTGTTGGCACCCAGCTCTGGGTCCGCGACACCGGGGCCAGCAACTACGCCGCCACCCTGGTTGACGATGTCAACGGCGATGGCGTCGACGACGTTGTCATCGGCAACTGGGGCCAGTCCGCCCAGGTGCGCTGCTACAGCGGCCGCGAGGGCAACCTGCTCTGGACCTTCGACAACGGCAGTTTCCAGTACATCATGCGGCTCGTCACCCTCGATGACGTCAACGGCGATGGCGTCCGCGACGTTGCCATCGGCTCCTGGGATCGCGCCGTGCGCGTGGTGAGCGGCGCCGACGGCGCGCTGATCTGGCAGTCCTGGGCCGGCACGCTGAACGGCGGCGACTTCTGGGCCGTGGACAGGGTGGACGACGTCACCGGCGACGGCGTGAACGAGGTCATCGGCGGCTCCTTCGACACCAAGGTCTACCTCTTCAACGGCGCCGACGGCGACACGCTCTGGATCTTCGCGGCCGGCGCGCGCCTCTTCAGCGTGCGCGGCACCGACGATCTGAACGGCGGCGGCCCCGACGTGCTGGCCGGCACGCAGTACCTGACCAGCGGCGGCTGGGCCTACGCTATCGAGGGCGGCGTGGACCTGACCGCCGTCCCGCCCGCGGTGGCCGTGGACGGCCGCGCGCTGCGCAGCCAGGACGGCCCCGTGCGCCTCCGCTGGGAGAGCAGCGAGCCGCTGCCCTTCAACGTCTACCGGCTGCTGCCGGCGCCGGAGGCCGCGCAGGGCCGCGCGGCGCTGGCGCAGCGCTTCCGCGAGGGCGGGATCAGCCAGCGCGAACTGGTGGCGGCGGTGAAATCCGAGCCTGAGACGAGTCCGCAGCCGCTGAACCCCGAACCCCTCGAGCCCAGCGCGGAGAACGGCCGCTGGCGGTACACCTTCGACGACGCCGCCCCCGCCGGCGGCGCCCGCTACGAGCTCTACGGCCTCACGGCGGACGGCGCCGAGTTCCTGCTGCTCACCCTCGAACCCGAGGACCTCGCTCCCGCGCTCATCCAGTCGGCCTCGCTCGCGCCCAACCCCTTCAACCCCCGCTGCACGCTGGACTTCACGCTGGGCGCCCCGGCCTCCGTGAGCCTGGCCGCCTATGACGTCCACGGCCGCCGCGTGGCCACGCTTCCGGCGCGGGACTTGCCCGCGGGCGCGCAGAGCCTGCGCTGGGACGCGCAGGGCGACGACGGCCGCGCCCTCGCGGCCGGGGTCTATCTGCTCCGCCTCAGCGCCGGGGACGAGCACCGCACCCTCCGCGCCGTGCTGCTGAAGTAG
- a CDS encoding S8 family serine peptidase, whose protein sequence is MKAALHKALAPAALALALCILLALPGPAAAANTREFTPVQSGFQARGEALPLFAPGRVLVKLQQDAMEASIIPGTLARDAALPAARTGIDRVDAVLASVQAATVRRAYATPADQRQAEALGVERWFIVDFTARVAADQLARRLADLPEVEAATVDWRAFPAVVPSDPMHSLHWGHNNTAQLLSYDWSTFSHENGSPVGTPGFDANAHAAWDGAQGFGNSGVIIAIIDSGVEAGHPDLRQVAGYDYGDNDSNPDDNSASPGHGTACAGVAAAMTNSLGTAGIAADCSIMPLKVANSAGSMYFSSIQNALYHAADNGADIISMSLGAAISSDPATDTALQYAYNAGVTILAATGNENASTISYPAINQYVIAVGAASPCGERKRSSSNSSELNPGVNADPNGYTCDGERWWGSNYGSTSQGAASAVDVIAPTILPTTDLLGSAGYDPSDYSKWFNGTSCATPYAAGVCALIKAANPGWTPAQVRTQLRSTAQDITSVESGTGWDRYTGYGMVDAAAAVGGGTTTDQVTVTYPNGGETLTGGGSATITWTSQGSFSTVNIDFSSNGGASWSTVVTGTANDGSYGWTVPSTATTQGRIRVSGGTASDTSNSNFTINVSTGGDYATLPYSTGFESGAVDSYWTTTSSGNGRVLITTANTPHSGSYQMTMDTSTSGSYATNEAWLHLDLSGETGVDLDYWWKEFGDETHSTDGVYFSSNGGASFVKVQNLNGGSTTNNTWQHYTLDLDALASANGLSLTSTFVVKFQQYDNYPISTDGFAFDDITVQGSAPPPDAITVTAPNGGENFTAGDAAGITWSWTGTFTTVSIDYSTNGGSSWTSITGSTANDGSYTWTVPAEATTQGRVRVSGGTASDASNSNFTITVPSGGDRATVPYSTGFESGAVDSYWTTASTGNGRVLITSANSPHSGSYQMTMDTSTSGSYATNEAWLLLDLAGQTDVVLDFWWKEFGDETHSTDGVYFSSNDGASFVKVQNLNGASYANNTWQHFTLDLDALASANGLALNGSFVVKFQQYDNYPIATDGFAFDDISVTAGSGGGSGITAETEPNGDSSTANGPVGDGTAVAGTISSSSDDDWFYLDVATAGNINISVAIGSSADLDWYLYNSSLTEVARGYTTSNPEAGSYNAAAGHYYLRVDGYLGATSSYTLTVAGGLARYMPGTPKTVPAVFALGQNHPNPFNPKTTIRFSLPDAGQARLFVFDVNGRQVATLIDEHLEAGEHTVDWNGRDDAGVRVSSGVYFYRLDAPDHTQTRKMLLLQ, encoded by the coding sequence ATGAAAGCTGCGCTTCACAAGGCGCTGGCGCCGGCGGCTTTGGCCCTGGCCCTCTGCATCCTGCTCGCGCTGCCCGGCCCCGCGGCCGCGGCGAACACGCGCGAGTTCACCCCGGTTCAATCCGGCTTCCAGGCCCGAGGCGAGGCCCTCCCGCTCTTCGCCCCGGGCCGCGTCCTGGTGAAGCTCCAGCAGGACGCCATGGAGGCATCGATCATCCCCGGCACGCTCGCGCGCGACGCGGCCCTGCCCGCCGCCCGCACAGGCATCGACCGTGTGGACGCAGTGCTCGCCTCCGTGCAGGCGGCGACCGTCCGCCGCGCCTACGCCACGCCCGCCGATCAGCGGCAGGCCGAGGCGCTGGGCGTGGAGCGCTGGTTCATCGTGGACTTCACGGCGCGCGTGGCGGCGGACCAGCTGGCGCGGCGCCTCGCCGACCTGCCCGAGGTGGAGGCGGCCACGGTCGACTGGCGGGCCTTCCCCGCGGTCGTGCCCTCCGACCCCATGCACTCGCTGCACTGGGGCCACAACAACACGGCCCAGCTCCTCAGCTACGACTGGTCCACCTTCAGCCACGAGAACGGCTCGCCGGTGGGCACGCCCGGCTTCGACGCCAACGCCCACGCGGCGTGGGACGGCGCGCAGGGCTTCGGCAACAGCGGCGTGATCATCGCCATCATCGACAGCGGCGTCGAGGCGGGTCATCCGGACCTGCGCCAGGTCGCCGGCTACGACTACGGTGACAACGACAGCAACCCGGACGACAACTCCGCCTCCCCCGGCCACGGCACCGCCTGCGCCGGCGTGGCCGCGGCCATGACCAACAGCCTCGGCACGGCCGGCATCGCCGCCGACTGCAGCATCATGCCGCTCAAGGTGGCCAACAGCGCCGGCAGCATGTACTTCTCGTCCATCCAGAACGCGCTCTATCACGCGGCGGACAACGGCGCGGACATCATCAGCATGAGCCTGGGCGCGGCGATCAGCAGCGACCCGGCCACGGACACCGCGCTGCAGTACGCCTACAACGCCGGCGTGACGATCCTCGCGGCCACGGGCAACGAGAACGCCAGCACCATCAGCTACCCGGCGATCAACCAGTACGTGATCGCGGTGGGCGCGGCCTCCCCCTGCGGCGAGCGCAAGCGCTCGAGCAGCAACAGCAGCGAGCTGAACCCCGGGGTGAATGCTGACCCCAACGGCTACACCTGCGACGGCGAGCGCTGGTGGGGCTCGAACTACGGTTCGACCTCCCAGGGCGCTGCCAGCGCGGTCGACGTGATCGCCCCCACGATCCTGCCCACCACCGACCTGCTCGGCTCGGCGGGCTACGATCCGAGCGACTACTCCAAGTGGTTCAACGGCACGAGCTGCGCCACGCCCTACGCGGCGGGGGTCTGCGCCCTCATCAAGGCCGCCAACCCGGGCTGGACCCCGGCGCAGGTGCGCACCCAGCTGCGCAGCACGGCGCAGGACATCACCAGCGTCGAGTCCGGCACGGGCTGGGACCGCTACACCGGCTACGGCATGGTGGACGCGGCGGCGGCGGTCGGCGGCGGCACGACCACGGACCAGGTGACCGTCACCTATCCCAACGGCGGCGAGACGCTGACCGGCGGCGGCAGCGCCACCATCACCTGGACCAGCCAGGGCAGCTTCAGCACCGTGAACATCGACTTCTCGAGCAACGGTGGCGCGAGCTGGAGCACCGTGGTCACCGGCACCGCCAACGACGGCAGCTACGGCTGGACCGTGCCGTCCACGGCCACGACCCAGGGCCGCATCCGCGTGAGCGGCGGCACGGCGTCCGACACCAGCAACAGCAACTTCACGATCAACGTCTCCACCGGCGGCGACTACGCCACTCTGCCCTACAGCACCGGCTTCGAGTCTGGCGCGGTGGACAGCTACTGGACGACCACGTCCAGCGGCAACGGCCGCGTGCTGATCACCACGGCCAACACGCCCCACTCGGGCAGCTACCAGATGACCATGGACACGTCCACCAGCGGCAGCTACGCCACCAACGAGGCCTGGCTGCACCTGGACCTCTCCGGGGAGACCGGCGTGGACCTGGACTACTGGTGGAAGGAGTTCGGCGACGAGACGCACAGCACCGACGGCGTCTACTTCTCCAGCAACGGCGGCGCGAGCTTCGTCAAGGTGCAGAACCTGAACGGCGGCAGCACCACGAACAACACCTGGCAGCACTACACGCTGGACCTCGACGCGCTCGCCTCCGCCAACGGCCTCTCGCTGACCAGCACCTTCGTCGTCAAGTTCCAGCAGTACGACAACTACCCGATCAGCACCGACGGCTTCGCCTTCGACGACATCACCGTCCAGGGCAGCGCCCCGCCGCCCGACGCGATCACGGTGACGGCGCCCAACGGCGGCGAGAACTTCACCGCGGGTGACGCCGCCGGCATCACCTGGAGCTGGACCGGCACCTTCACGACGGTGAGCATCGACTACTCCACCAACGGCGGCTCGAGCTGGACCAGCATCACCGGCAGCACGGCCAACGACGGCAGCTACACCTGGACCGTGCCCGCCGAGGCCACGACCCAGGGCCGCGTGCGCGTGTCAGGCGGCACGGCCTCCGACGCGAGCAACAGCAACTTCACGATCACGGTGCCCAGCGGCGGCGATCGCGCCACGGTGCCCTACAGCACCGGCTTCGAGTCCGGCGCGGTGGACAGCTACTGGACCACCGCCTCGACCGGCAACGGCCGCGTGCTGATCACCAGCGCGAACTCGCCCCATTCGGGCAGCTACCAGATGACCATGGACACCTCCACCAGCGGCAGCTACGCCACCAACGAGGCCTGGCTGCTGCTCGACCTCGCCGGCCAGACCGACGTGGTGCTGGACTTCTGGTGGAAGGAGTTCGGCGACGAGACGCACAGCACCGACGGCGTCTACTTCTCCAGCAACGATGGCGCCAGCTTCGTGAAGGTGCAGAACCTGAACGGCGCCAGCTACGCGAACAACACCTGGCAGCACTTCACGCTGGACCTTGACGCGCTCGCCAGCGCCAACGGGCTCGCGCTCAACGGCAGCTTCGTCGTGAAGTTCCAGCAGTACGACAACTACCCCATCGCCACCGACGGCTTCGCCTTCGACGACATCAGCGTCACGGCAGGCTCGGGCGGCGGCAGCGGCATCACCGCCGAGACCGAGCCCAACGGCGACTCGAGCACGGCCAACGGCCCCGTGGGCGATGGCACGGCCGTCGCGGGCACGATCTCCAGCAGCAGCGACGACGACTGGTTCTACCTGGACGTCGCCACTGCCGGGAACATCAACATCTCGGTGGCGATCGGTTCCAGCGCGGACCTGGACTGGTACCTCTACAACTCGTCGCTGACCGAAGTCGCGCGCGGTTACACCACCTCCAACCCCGAGGCCGGCAGCTACAATGCCGCCGCGGGCCATTACTACCTGCGGGTGGACGGCTACCTCGGCGCCACGAGCAGCTACACGCTTACGGTGGCCGGCGGCCTCGCCCGGTATATGCCCGGCACGCCCAAGACCGTCCCGGCGGTCTTCGCGCTGGGCCAGAACCACCCGAACCCCTTCAACCCGAAGACGACGATCCGCTTCTCCCTGCCCGATGCCGGGCAGGCGCGCCTCTTCGTCTTCGACGTGAACGGGCGCCAGGTCGCCACGCTCATCGACGAGCACCTGGAGGCCGGCGAGCACACGGTCGACTGGAACGGCCGCGACGACGCGGGCGTGCGCGTGAGCTCGGGCGTGTACTTCTACCGCCTGGACGCACCGGACCACACCCAGACCCGCAAGATGCTGCTCCTGCAGTAG
- a CDS encoding HNH endonuclease, with product MQTRADRARRLHRALTTELERLQRLEKGALLSFASILEEGLYRELGYSSIHAYGREALGFSERKLSAFVRMAGALERLPETRRAVESGELPWTKARELVSVATPANEGRWLDDAKRLGRRALERKVKASRPRPPRKRQDPPALFAAGEPEARRSDAEAAAPLRVTLSFTPEQYARWEALIEQLRKDGQLDPKEELVLAALAIRPRGRVKQAATVIIRRCPDCGAQAYVTGRGELPAPGGDPPRTLTPALRRKILARDGHRCQGPGCTSTRFLEVHHRKPRANGGTNDPSNLITLCSACHQLHHERGLARAVVAGASARGSP from the coding sequence ATGCAGACTCGAGCCGACCGCGCCCGGCGACTGCACCGGGCTCTGACGACTGAACTTGAGCGACTGCAACGCCTCGAGAAGGGCGCGCTGCTCTCCTTCGCGTCGATCCTGGAGGAGGGGCTTTACCGCGAACTGGGCTACTCCTCGATCCATGCCTACGGGCGAGAGGCGCTGGGCTTCTCCGAGCGCAAGCTCTCGGCCTTCGTGCGCATGGCCGGTGCACTCGAGCGCCTGCCGGAGACACGACGCGCCGTCGAGTCTGGCGAGCTGCCCTGGACCAAGGCGCGGGAGCTCGTCTCGGTGGCGACGCCGGCGAACGAAGGCCGCTGGCTCGACGATGCCAAGCGGCTCGGCCGCCGCGCGCTGGAGCGCAAGGTGAAGGCGAGCCGGCCGCGGCCGCCGAGGAAGCGCCAGGATCCCCCGGCGCTGTTCGCGGCGGGCGAGCCCGAAGCGCGTCGCAGCGACGCCGAAGCCGCCGCGCCCCTGCGCGTCACGCTGAGCTTCACGCCCGAGCAGTACGCGCGCTGGGAAGCGCTGATCGAACAGCTTCGCAAGGACGGGCAGCTAGACCCGAAGGAAGAGCTGGTGCTCGCAGCGCTCGCCATCCGCCCCCGGGGGCGGGTGAAGCAAGCCGCCACCGTGATCATTCGCCGCTGCCCGGACTGCGGGGCGCAGGCCTACGTCACGGGCCGCGGCGAACTGCCCGCCCCCGGGGGCGACCCGCCGCGCACGCTCACGCCCGCGCTGCGGCGGAAGATCCTCGCCCGTGACGGCCACCGCTGCCAGGGTCCGGGCTGCACGAGCACGCGCTTCCTCGAAGTTCACCACCGGAAGCCCCGCGCGAACGGCGGCACGAACGACCCGAGCAACCTGATCACGCTCTGCAGCGCGTGCCATCAGCTCCATCACGAGCGGGGCCTCGCGCGGGCGGTCGTCGCCGGGGCGAGCGCGCGCGGCTCGCCCTGA